The genomic DNA GCATGGGCGCAGCAGGTCAGGACGAAGCCCGCGAGTTGTTCTTCGGCGCTCAACGCCTTGCTCTGGTGCGGCCCGAGCTCGACCTCGCCCGAGAGCTTCCTGCACTTGCACGAGCCGCAGGCGCCATCCTTGCAGCCATAGGGAAGGCCGATGCCCTGGCGGATGCCGGCCGCGAGAATGGTTTCGTCGCCATGCACCACGAAATGACGCCCGCTGGGCTCGACGGTGATGGAAAAGCCCGCTTCATGCGGCGCTGCAACAGTCATCGGTATTCTTCGGCTTGTTTCAGCCTGGCTGAAAAGGGAAAGGAACTCGGATTTTGCCTTCAATCAATAGCCCTTCCGGCGCGCTGCCGGCGCGCTTTCGCCGCGAACGCCTGCTGATCGTGGGTTGCGGGGACGTCGGCCAGCGCGTGGCGCGCAGCCTGCGCGGCCGCCTGCAGCTGGTGGCGCTCACTTCATCGGGCGAACGGGTGCCGGCTCTGCGGGCGGCCGGCATCCGTCCGCTCGTGGGCAACCTGGACGATCCGGCCACGCTGCGCCGCTTGGCCGGCGTGGCCACCCGCGTGCTGCACCTGGCGCCGCCGGCGCGCGACGGCGGCGCCGCCTGGTGGCGGGACCAGCGCACCACCGCGCTGGCGCGCGCGCTGCGGCTGCGCTCCGTGCCGCTTGCGTTCGTCTACGGCTCCACCAGCGGCGTCTATGGCGACTGCGGCGGTGCGCGGGTGAGCGAAACGCGCCCCGTGCGGCCTGACACCCCGCGCGCCCACCGCCGCGTGGACGCAGAGCGCGCGGTGCGCTGGCTCGGCCGCAGCGCGGGCGTGCGCGCCAGCATCCTGCGCATCCCGGGCATCTATGCGCCCGACCGCGAGGGCGGCACGCCGCGCCAGCGGCTCGCGCGCGGCACGCCGGTGCTGCGGCGCGAGGACGACGTGTTCACCAGCCACATCCATGCCGACGATCTTGCGCGGGCCTGCGTGGCGGCGCTGTTCCGCGGCCGGCCGCAGCGCATCGTGCATGCCTCGGACGACACCGAGCTGCGCATGGGCGACTACATCGACCTCGCGGCCGATCTTTACGGCATGCCGCGCCCGCCGCGCGTGGCGCGCGAGGAAGCCCAGCGCCAGCTGCCGTTGCAGCTGCTGAGCTTCATGGGCGAATCGCGCCGGCTCGACAACACGCGGCTCAAGCGCGAGCTGCGCGTGCGGCTCGCGCATCCGACGGTGCACACCGGTTTGCGCGAAGAAGCAGCCTGAAGCCGTGCCGAGCCTGCCCGCGAAGGCTTTTCATTTTGTCGATGCCGCCAACTGGCCGGCGGTGCAGCAGCAGGGGCTGTGCAGCACCGGCGAGCTGCTGCGGCGCGGTGCCTTCGGCGCTGAAGTGGAAGCCTCGGTGCGCGCGCACCGGCCCGACGGCATCACGCTGCCCGACGGCCGCTACATCCGCGACCAGCGGCCCATGCCGCCCGGCGCGCTGGCACGCTGCCTCGATCCTGGCCTGGCGCCGGCCGACTG from Variovorax sp. V93 includes the following:
- a CDS encoding SDR family oxidoreductase codes for the protein MPSINSPSGALPARFRRERLLIVGCGDVGQRVARSLRGRLQLVALTSSGERVPALRAAGIRPLVGNLDDPATLRRLAGVATRVLHLAPPARDGGAAWWRDQRTTALARALRLRSVPLAFVYGSTSGVYGDCGGARVSETRPVRPDTPRAHRRVDAERAVRWLGRSAGVRASILRIPGIYAPDREGGTPRQRLARGTPVLRREDDVFTSHIHADDLARACVAALFRGRPQRIVHASDDTELRMGDYIDLAADLYGMPRPPRVAREEAQRQLPLQLLSFMGESRRLDNTRLKRELRVRLAHPTVHTGLREEAA